In the Victivallis sp. Marseille-Q1083 genome, one interval contains:
- the topA gene encoding type I DNA topoisomerase — MGEKLLIVESPTKARTISKMLGGGYKIMASMGHVRDLPERTFGVDIEHDFAPLYTDTPRSKKIVSELKSAAKKADAIYLAPDPDREGEAIAWHLSEVLRPSYKGEFKRVTFHEITRSAINRALSEEGSINMNLVDAQQARRVLDRIVGYQVSPLLWSKIAKGISAGRVQSVALRLVVERERQVLAFVPEEYWVVSVRLRTDRGEEFEARLFKINREDFRIPDEKSGLALLDNLSGSDFAIQKITSSDRKRQPQPPFTTSTLQQAANNTLHYSATNTMRYAQQLYEGVDLGDGSMVGLITYMRTDSVNIAKEAQDACLAYIKTTFGADYTPERPNRYKSKSSAQEAHEAIRPTDVTRTPESLSSVLEGPQLKLYTLIWKRFVASQMAPALQRQMAVDVNAVGRDRTDYLFRANASITLFPGFTRLYADTRKSDDAAGIELFGKLQEGERCQPVDFAREQKFTEPPPRYTEATLIKELEENGIGRPSTYATILRTIQSREYVNRDQGKLIPTELGFQVSDFLVGVLPELFKVDFTSHMETELDEIEAGSLKWTAMLREFYNQFIPWLNQAKVAGAPAADQVSGLLERLSRVEFLPPEKRGKRTYDDRKFLNSVSGKFETDRTISAKQFQSLLELAVKYRRQIPDLEQLAGQQGFDAELIEAIARQSAMAQKQLDSAVSDDKAAEYREIFEAFQNVNWEEPQTRRGRTYDDKKFFNSLKNQAESGKMLSEKQFDALRRLAEKYREQLEAPERLTQLLALKPADADAAPEPADEECAALIQGLETVSAWAEPTTKGRRTYDDKSFFQSLADQFHKGRKLSDKQLAALKKLAGKYLK, encoded by the coding sequence TCGATATCGAACACGACTTCGCGCCGCTCTACACCGACACGCCGCGCAGTAAAAAAATTGTCAGCGAACTGAAAAGCGCCGCCAAAAAGGCCGACGCCATCTATCTGGCTCCCGACCCCGACCGCGAAGGCGAAGCGATCGCCTGGCATTTGAGCGAAGTGCTCCGGCCCTCTTATAAAGGAGAATTCAAACGGGTCACTTTCCATGAGATCACCCGCAGCGCCATCAACCGCGCGCTGTCCGAGGAAGGCTCGATCAATATGAATCTGGTCGATGCTCAGCAGGCCCGCCGGGTGCTGGACCGCATCGTCGGTTATCAGGTCAGCCCGCTGCTGTGGTCGAAGATCGCCAAAGGCATCAGCGCCGGCCGGGTCCAGTCGGTGGCGTTGCGCCTCGTCGTCGAACGGGAGCGGCAGGTCCTCGCCTTCGTGCCGGAGGAATACTGGGTGGTCTCGGTCCGGCTGCGGACCGACCGCGGCGAGGAATTCGAGGCGCGCCTGTTCAAAATCAACCGGGAAGATTTCCGTATTCCCGATGAAAAAAGCGGTCTGGCGCTGCTGGATAATTTGTCCGGCAGCGACTTCGCCATTCAGAAAATCACCTCGAGCGACCGCAAACGCCAGCCGCAGCCGCCTTTTACGACCAGTACGCTGCAGCAGGCGGCCAACAACACCTTGCATTACTCGGCGACCAATACGATGCGTTATGCCCAGCAGTTGTATGAAGGCGTCGACCTCGGCGACGGCAGCATGGTCGGGCTGATCACCTACATGCGTACCGACTCGGTCAACATCGCCAAGGAAGCGCAGGATGCCTGCCTGGCTTATATCAAAACGACGTTCGGTGCCGATTACACGCCGGAGCGGCCGAACCGCTACAAGAGCAAATCGTCGGCCCAGGAAGCGCACGAAGCGATCCGTCCCACCGACGTCACCCGGACGCCGGAATCGTTGTCCAGCGTGCTGGAAGGACCGCAATTGAAGCTGTACACGTTGATCTGGAAGCGCTTTGTCGCCAGCCAGATGGCGCCGGCGCTGCAGCGGCAGATGGCGGTCGACGTCAATGCCGTCGGCCGGGACCGGACCGACTATCTCTTCCGCGCCAATGCCAGCATCACTCTGTTTCCGGGTTTCACCAGGCTATATGCCGATACCAGAAAAAGCGACGATGCCGCCGGAATCGAACTGTTCGGCAAGCTGCAGGAAGGCGAACGCTGCCAGCCGGTCGATTTCGCCCGGGAGCAGAAATTCACCGAGCCGCCGCCGCGCTATACCGAAGCGACGCTGATCAAGGAGCTGGAAGAAAACGGCATCGGCCGGCCGTCCACCTATGCGACGATTCTGCGCACCATTCAAAGCCGGGAGTACGTCAACCGGGATCAGGGCAAACTCATTCCGACCGAATTGGGTTTCCAAGTTTCCGATTTTCTGGTCGGGGTACTGCCGGAATTGTTCAAGGTCGATTTCACCTCCCACATGGAAACCGAACTGGATGAGATCGAGGCCGGCAGTTTGAAATGGACGGCGATGCTGCGGGAATTTTACAATCAATTCATTCCGTGGCTCAACCAGGCGAAAGTCGCCGGCGCGCCGGCCGCCGACCAGGTCAGCGGACTGCTCGAACGGCTGAGCCGAGTGGAGTTTCTGCCGCCGGAAAAACGCGGCAAACGCACTTATGACGACCGGAAATTCCTCAATTCGGTCAGCGGCAAATTCGAAACCGACCGGACCATTTCCGCCAAACAATTCCAATCGCTGCTGGAGCTGGCGGTCAAATACCGCCGGCAGATACCCGATCTGGAGCAGCTCGCCGGGCAGCAGGGCTTCGACGCCGAATTGATCGAAGCGATTGCCCGGCAGAGCGCCATGGCGCAAAAGCAACTGGACAGCGCGGTTTCCGACGACAAAGCGGCGGAATACCGGGAAATTTTCGAAGCGTTCCAGAACGTCAACTGGGAAGAGCCGCAGACCAGACGGGGACGGACTTATGACGACAAAAAGTTCTTCAACTCCCTGAAAAACCAGGCGGAATCCGGCAAAATGCTGTCGGAAAAACAGTTCGACGCCCTGCGGCGCCTCGCCGAAAAATACCGGGAACAGCTCGAAGCGCCGGAGCGCCTGACCCAGCTGCTGGCGCTGAAACCGGCCGACGCCGACGCCGCACCCGAACCGGCCGATGAAGAGTGCGCCGCCCTGATCCAGGGACTCGAAACGGTCTCCGCCTGGGCGGAGCCGACCACCAAAGGGCGCCGAACCTATGATGACAAGAGTTTCTTCCAGTCGCTGGCCGACCAATTCCACAAGGGGCGGAAGCTGAGCGACAAGCAACTGGCCGCTTTGAAAAAACTGGCCGGAAAATATTTGAAGTAA
- the serC gene encoding 3-phosphoserine/phosphohydroxythreonine transaminase, which produces MDMYNFSAGPAMLPREVMKKAQEEFCNYRNSGSGIMELSHRGSLFTEVIERAEQNIRDLMNISDDYAVIFVQGGASMQFCMIPMNLLPAGATADYADTGVWGAKAAKEAKLFGNVNLACSSKETKYDHIPAFGEWKRTAGAAYLHITSNNTVAGTQYHQFPEVIDGVPMLADMSSDIMSRVINVNDFGLIYAGAQKNLGPSGMALVIIRKDLAERTPANVPTMLRYNTYIENKSLFNTPPTFAIYMLALVTDHFKAMGGIGEIEKINDAKAAKLYDVLDSSDYYRSPVARDSRSNMNVVWRMPTEELEAKFIKEAAAQGMTGLKGHRLVGGLRASIYNAMPMSGIDKLIAFMRDFEKNNG; this is translated from the coding sequence ATGGATATGTACAATTTCAGCGCCGGTCCGGCCATGCTGCCGCGCGAAGTGATGAAAAAAGCCCAGGAAGAATTCTGCAACTATCGGAATTCCGGCAGTGGAATCATGGAATTGTCGCACCGTGGTTCCCTCTTCACCGAAGTGATCGAGCGGGCCGAACAGAATATCCGCGACCTGATGAACATCAGCGACGATTACGCCGTCATCTTCGTCCAGGGCGGCGCCAGCATGCAGTTCTGCATGATTCCGATGAACCTGCTGCCAGCCGGCGCCACCGCCGATTACGCCGACACCGGCGTCTGGGGCGCCAAGGCGGCCAAGGAAGCCAAATTGTTCGGCAACGTCAATCTGGCCTGCAGCAGCAAAGAGACTAAATACGATCATATTCCGGCTTTCGGCGAATGGAAGCGGACTGCCGGCGCCGCCTATCTGCACATCACCAGCAACAATACGGTGGCCGGCACCCAGTATCATCAGTTCCCGGAAGTGATCGACGGCGTGCCGATGCTGGCGGACATGTCCAGCGACATCATGTCGCGCGTCATCAATGTCAACGATTTCGGCCTGATCTATGCCGGGGCGCAGAAGAACCTCGGTCCCAGCGGAATGGCGTTGGTCATCATCCGCAAGGATCTGGCGGAGCGGACGCCGGCAAACGTGCCGACCATGCTGCGTTACAATACCTATATCGAGAACAAGTCGCTGTTCAACACGCCGCCGACTTTCGCCATCTACATGCTGGCGCTGGTCACCGACCATTTCAAAGCGATGGGCGGCATCGGTGAAATCGAAAAGATCAACGACGCCAAAGCGGCAAAGCTCTATGACGTGCTGGATTCCTCCGATTACTACCGCAGCCCGGTGGCCAGGGACAGCCGTTCGAACATGAACGTCGTCTGGCGGATGCCGACCGAAGAACTGGAAGCCAAATTCATCAAGGAAGCGGCAGCCCAGGGGATGACCGGCCTCAAGGGGCACCGGCTGGTCGGCGGCTTGCGCGCCAGCATTTACAATGCGATGCCGATGTCCGGTATCGATAAGCTGATCGCCTTCATGCGCGATTTCGAAAAGAACAACGGTTAA
- the amrS gene encoding AmmeMemoRadiSam system radical SAM enzyme, whose translation MSSDTVSLHEAGFYRRQTAERLECLLCPRHCVIHDNSSGFCRVRVNHGGVLYALTYGYPVALHNDPIEKKPLARFQPGSRSFSIGTFGCNMDCAFCQNDTLSHGTYNERFQPNYIEPQAIVEQAFKERCASIAFTYNEPTVFIEYAMDIARLARRHNLKTVLVSNGYITPAAAQEFYPLIDAANIDVKAFSERFYEEMTNSRLAVVLDAVESLFRLGIHLELTTLVIPGYNDAPEEIDAYLNWVERHLSCEVPLHFNAFHPAYKCLNIPRTPRETLELIRDRAVERGFRAVYLGNI comes from the coding sequence ATGTCCAGCGACACCGTCTCTTTACACGAAGCGGGATTTTACCGCCGGCAAACGGCGGAGCGGCTCGAATGCCTGCTTTGTCCGCGGCATTGCGTCATCCACGACAACAGCAGCGGTTTCTGCCGGGTGCGGGTCAATCACGGCGGCGTCCTGTATGCGCTGACCTACGGCTATCCGGTCGCACTGCACAATGACCCGATCGAGAAGAAGCCGCTGGCCCGTTTTCAGCCGGGCAGCCGCAGCTTTTCGATCGGCACTTTCGGCTGCAACATGGATTGCGCCTTCTGCCAGAACGACACGCTGTCGCACGGCACTTACAACGAACGCTTCCAGCCGAATTATATCGAGCCGCAGGCGATCGTCGAGCAGGCCTTCAAAGAGCGTTGCGCATCGATCGCCTTCACGTACAACGAACCGACCGTTTTCATCGAATATGCGATGGACATCGCCCGGCTGGCCCGGCGGCACAATTTGAAAACCGTGCTGGTATCCAACGGCTACATCACCCCGGCGGCGGCGCAGGAATTCTATCCGCTGATCGACGCGGCCAACATCGACGTCAAAGCGTTTTCCGAGCGATTTTACGAAGAGATGACCAACAGCCGGCTCGCCGTCGTCCTGGATGCCGTCGAATCGCTTTTCCGCCTCGGCATCCACCTGGAGCTGACCACGCTGGTCATTCCCGGCTACAATGACGCGCCGGAGGAAATCGACGCTTACCTGAACTGGGTGGAACGCCATTTGAGCTGCGAAGTGCCGCTCCATTTCAACGCGTTCCATCCGGCTTACAAGTGCCTGAACATTCCCCGGACGCCACGGGAAACCCTGGAATTGATTCGCGACCGCGCTGTCGAGCGCGGTTTCCGCGCCGTGTATCTCGGCAATATTTAA
- a CDS encoding helix-hairpin-helix domain-containing protein: MIDDSIDFDVQKLNEAELAELIEHHNQLYWSRGEPEISDERYDQLLMALRHFNPQHPLLEAVNAPAVASSGKVHHPRPMLSLDKAYSLEEVLEWAGKYARSMTEAFLVEPKYDGISARYADGVLATRGDGFDGENISDKLPLIELEAPNYRGPLDRPARGEIVIRDDDFQQLYSRIVRKGGGHYKNSRNAVAGIMGLKDIAPMEQQQAKLTLVDYDLISYSVTFAELAGRWPELLAEIEALPYPMDGIVIKLADQEYSDSLGDTAHHPRGQIAFKFSGIRRESVIRAIEWSFGKNNLTPVAEIDPVEIGGVTIQRATLHNVQNILDHDIEVNDQVIVERAGDVIPYIVSATPGEGRYSNIPTHCPSCGALLERRGPELCCVNPDCFESNLQKLAAAVKNIGIEQLGEPTLRNMMTQLHVRKLSDIFRLTAKELLQLEAFGQKKTENLLKEIAAARQVPDHQLLAALNIPNVGPNVAKLLLADHTLAELGSMALEELQDIAGIGPERARAIHRTLRDQAGFIAELLECVTVVHAGKSENRPTVCFTGKMPEKRSYYEDLARQHGLAPVDSVTRELSLLVAADPAAAGGKLAKARKLDIKIVSLEDFLARPEQPATPIETESPVPAAEEPEQLRFGF, from the coding sequence ATGATCGACGATTCTATCGACTTTGATGTTCAAAAACTCAATGAAGCCGAATTGGCGGAGCTGATTGAGCATCACAACCAACTTTATTGGAGCCGCGGCGAACCGGAAATCAGCGACGAGCGTTACGATCAACTGCTGATGGCGCTGCGTCATTTCAATCCGCAGCATCCGCTGCTGGAGGCGGTCAACGCGCCGGCGGTGGCCAGCAGCGGCAAAGTGCACCATCCCCGGCCGATGCTCTCGCTCGACAAAGCCTATTCACTCGAAGAGGTGCTCGAGTGGGCCGGCAAATACGCCCGCTCCATGACCGAAGCCTTTCTGGTGGAACCGAAATATGACGGGATTTCCGCCCGTTACGCCGATGGCGTCCTGGCGACGCGCGGCGACGGTTTCGACGGTGAAAACATCTCCGACAAACTGCCGCTCATCGAGCTGGAAGCGCCGAATTATCGCGGGCCGCTCGACCGGCCGGCCCGCGGCGAAATCGTCATCCGCGACGACGATTTCCAACAGCTCTACTCCCGGATCGTCCGCAAAGGCGGCGGCCATTACAAAAATTCGCGCAATGCAGTAGCCGGCATCATGGGACTGAAGGACATTGCGCCGATGGAACAGCAGCAGGCCAAACTGACGCTGGTCGATTACGACCTGATCAGTTATTCGGTGACTTTTGCCGAACTGGCCGGCCGCTGGCCGGAGCTGCTGGCCGAAATCGAGGCCCTGCCCTACCCGATGGACGGCATCGTCATCAAACTGGCCGATCAGGAATACAGCGACTCGCTGGGCGACACCGCGCACCATCCGCGCGGCCAGATCGCCTTCAAATTCAGCGGCATCCGGCGCGAAAGCGTCATCCGCGCCATCGAATGGAGTTTCGGCAAGAACAATCTGACGCCGGTGGCGGAAATCGATCCGGTGGAAATCGGCGGCGTGACCATTCAGCGCGCCACACTGCACAATGTACAGAATATTCTCGATCACGATATCGAGGTCAACGACCAGGTCATCGTCGAACGGGCCGGCGACGTCATTCCCTATATCGTCAGCGCCACGCCCGGCGAAGGGCGTTACAGCAATATTCCGACCCATTGCCCCAGTTGCGGTGCGTTGCTGGAACGGCGCGGACCGGAATTGTGCTGCGTCAATCCGGACTGTTTCGAAAGCAACCTGCAGAAGCTGGCGGCGGCGGTCAAAAATATCGGCATCGAACAGTTGGGCGAGCCGACGCTGCGGAATATGATGACCCAACTCCACGTCCGCAAGCTCAGCGATATTTTCCGGCTGACCGCCAAGGAGCTGCTGCAGCTGGAGGCCTTCGGCCAGAAAAAAACCGAAAATCTGTTGAAAGAGATCGCCGCCGCCCGGCAGGTTCCGGATCATCAGTTGCTGGCGGCGCTGAACATCCCGAACGTCGGTCCGAACGTCGCCAAACTGCTGCTCGCCGATCATACGCTCGCCGAACTCGGTTCGATGGCGCTCGAAGAGCTGCAGGACATCGCCGGCATCGGTCCGGAACGCGCCAGGGCAATTCACCGCACTCTGCGCGACCAGGCCGGCTTCATCGCCGAACTGCTCGAATGCGTCACCGTCGTCCACGCCGGCAAGAGTGAAAACCGGCCGACCGTCTGTTTTACCGGCAAAATGCCGGAAAAACGCTCCTATTACGAGGATCTGGCCCGGCAGCACGGCCTGGCACCGGTCGATTCGGTCACCAGAGAGTTATCGCTGCTGGTAGCCGCCGATCCGGCCGCCGCCGGCGGTAAGCTGGCCAAAGCACGCAAACTGGATATCAAAATCGTCTCGCTGGAGGATTTTCTGGCGCGGCCGGAACAACCGGCAACGCCAATTGAAACGGAATCCCCGGTCCCGGCGGCCGAAGAGCCGGAACAACTCCGGTTCGGATTCTGA
- a CDS encoding helix-turn-helix transcriptional regulator, whose product MNYFDGVKFITYGNIENCGQSVVDRFFEGYYGIQYTHAGRLRLRVGEGPETMFEGPAAFLSMPGAKFNYGPLPGETRHHVFVCFSGPRVERYLASGLLPPEPPGRLIPVVNSERFYAAMLQLQGCLARGASRYARSVLLLEDLLLQLREQPVRHIQVNCHLLAALNQLAAAIRRRPELDWNFEREAQRLAVSYSHFRRVFRECHGDSPGQYLQECRLMRAAELLLHSDEQIRSIAGQCGFQDEFYFSRWFKKHRLLSPLRYRLEFKI is encoded by the coding sequence ATGAACTATTTTGACGGCGTCAAATTCATCACTTACGGCAATATTGAAAATTGCGGTCAATCGGTCGTCGACCGTTTTTTCGAAGGCTATTACGGCATCCAGTATACCCACGCCGGCCGGTTGCGGTTGCGGGTCGGCGAGGGCCCGGAAACCATGTTCGAAGGGCCGGCGGCGTTCCTGTCGATGCCGGGAGCCAAATTCAATTACGGCCCGCTGCCGGGGGAGACGCGGCACCATGTTTTCGTCTGTTTTTCCGGACCGCGCGTCGAACGTTATCTCGCCTCCGGGCTGTTGCCGCCGGAGCCGCCGGGCCGATTGATTCCGGTCGTCAATTCCGAACGCTTTTATGCGGCGATGCTTCAATTGCAGGGCTGTCTTGCCCGTGGCGCGTCGCGCTATGCCCGCTCAGTGCTGCTGCTGGAGGATTTGCTGCTGCAGCTCCGGGAACAGCCGGTCAGGCATATCCAGGTGAATTGTCATCTGCTGGCGGCATTGAATCAACTGGCCGCCGCCATTCGCCGCCGGCCGGAACTTGACTGGAACTTCGAGCGGGAGGCGCAACGTCTGGCGGTTTCCTATTCGCATTTCCGGCGCGTTTTCCGGGAATGCCACGGCGATTCGCCGGGACAATATTTGCAGGAATGCCGACTGATGCGGGCCGCCGAGCTGTTGCTGCACAGCGATGAACAGATTCGTTCGATTGCCGGGCAATGCGGTTTTCAGGATGAATTTTATTTTTCCCGCTGGTTCAAGAAGCACCGGTTGCTTTCGCCGTTGCGTTACCGGCTGGAATTCAAAATCTAG
- a CDS encoding sugar phosphate isomerase/epimerase: MFKRIEISYIISKDYHFNSESEVFVMKIGVADYGMTVWDGGLYDIEQRLDMLKAIGFDGTERLEVIDAADAIYKAARYRKRGMDFATCRSLNVQTGLEFSAALGCRYIWLTNGENGRDTDWDVFCRRAEALIRCSSAYGLRAAIHNHLGQRVQNQAELIDFLERCPQAGLLLDVGHLLGAGGDCLEIIRRYADRLVAVHFKDIFLKDASIGLESWTERLRFTELGGGNAGLDFQPIADELRRAGFDGWVFIEQDTHNADMARELQISFNYLKTLGLAN, encoded by the coding sequence ATGTTTAAACGAATTGAAATATCATATATTATAAGCAAAGATTACCATTTCAACAGCGAAAGCGAGGTATTTGTGATGAAAATCGGCGTGGCAGACTACGGCATGACCGTCTGGGACGGCGGCCTATACGACATTGAGCAGCGGCTGGATATGCTCAAGGCGATCGGTTTCGACGGCACGGAACGGCTTGAAGTCATCGATGCAGCCGACGCAATTTACAAGGCGGCCCGCTACCGCAAGCGCGGCATGGATTTTGCGACCTGCCGCAGCTTAAATGTGCAAACCGGCCTGGAATTCAGTGCGGCACTCGGCTGCCGCTACATCTGGCTGACCAACGGAGAAAACGGCCGGGATACCGATTGGGATGTTTTCTGCCGGCGGGCGGAGGCGTTGATTCGCTGCAGTTCCGCCTACGGCCTGCGTGCCGCCATCCACAACCACCTCGGACAGCGGGTCCAGAATCAGGCGGAATTAATCGATTTCCTCGAACGCTGTCCGCAGGCCGGATTGCTGCTCGACGTCGGCCATCTGCTCGGCGCCGGCGGCGATTGCCTGGAAATCATCCGTCGTTACGCCGACCGGCTGGTCGCCGTACATTTCAAAGACATTTTCCTCAAAGATGCGTCCATCGGCCTGGAAAGCTGGACGGAGCGCCTGCGTTTCACCGAACTGGGCGGCGGCAATGCCGGACTCGATTTCCAACCGATCGCCGACGAATTGCGCCGGGCCGGCTTCGACGGCTGGGTTTTCATCGAACAGGACACCCACAACGCCGATATGGCACGCGAACTGCAAATCAGCTTCAACTATCTGAAAACTCTGGGATTGGCGAACTGA
- a CDS encoding Gfo/Idh/MocA family protein yields MKNKIKVGLWGLGRAGWNMHCEEIAKFNDEFELVAGCDLLPDRCREFEERYRRPAYPAEQAFLNDSEIELVSIATYSQDHVKDTRLALEHGKLVFLEKPVALSVAEGEELRRLDRQYPNRLFIRQNRRFEAAFQHVLEIMRRGILGNVYEIKLCRHNFMRRDDWQTLVNCGGGQLNNWGPHLIDHGLRFLESPCVEIHSDLKLIAACGDAEDHLKILLKGANGRVIDIEISGGVAIPGDVYQVYGTRGTLVSRDEKELVLKYLDPAVTLPALRPHAGSPARNSGYGNPGELKWLEETIPTRPSNGYDMSDIYHYLYLALRENQPFPVTLEEALEVVRVTAEVKRQSAVERMR; encoded by the coding sequence ATGAAAAACAAAATCAAAGTCGGCCTCTGGGGACTCGGCCGCGCCGGCTGGAACATGCACTGCGAAGAAATTGCCAAATTCAACGACGAATTCGAACTGGTCGCCGGCTGCGACCTGCTGCCGGACCGCTGCCGGGAATTCGAAGAGCGTTACCGGCGACCGGCTTATCCCGCTGAACAGGCATTTCTGAACGACAGCGAAATTGAACTGGTGTCGATCGCCACCTATTCGCAGGATCACGTCAAAGACACCCGGCTGGCGCTGGAACACGGCAAGCTGGTTTTTCTGGAAAAACCGGTCGCCCTTTCAGTTGCCGAAGGCGAGGAGCTCCGCCGGCTCGACCGGCAGTATCCGAACCGTCTGTTCATCCGCCAGAACCGCCGGTTCGAAGCGGCCTTCCAGCACGTGCTGGAAATCATGCGCCGCGGCATTCTCGGCAACGTTTATGAAATCAAACTGTGCCGGCACAACTTCATGCGCCGCGACGACTGGCAGACGCTGGTCAATTGCGGCGGCGGTCAGTTGAACAACTGGGGACCGCACCTGATCGACCACGGCTTGCGCTTTCTGGAGTCGCCGTGTGTCGAAATCCACAGTGATTTGAAATTGATCGCCGCTTGCGGCGACGCCGAGGATCATCTCAAAATTCTGCTGAAAGGAGCCAATGGGCGGGTCATCGACATTGAAATTTCCGGCGGCGTCGCCATCCCCGGCGATGTTTACCAGGTTTACGGCACCCGCGGCACGCTGGTCAGCCGCGACGAAAAGGAACTCGTGCTCAAATATCTCGATCCGGCGGTGACACTGCCCGCCCTCCGGCCGCATGCCGGCAGCCCGGCGCGCAACAGCGGCTACGGCAATCCCGGTGAATTGAAATGGCTCGAAGAGACCATCCCCACCCGGCCGTCCAACGGGTACGATATGTCGGACATCTATCATTATCTTTATCTGGCGCTTCGGGAAAATCAACCGTTCCCGGTCACCCTGGAGGAAGCACTGGAAGTGGTCCGCGTCACCGCCGAAGTCAAACGGCAATCCGCCGTCGAAAGGATGCGCTGA
- a CDS encoding sugar phosphate isomerase/epimerase, giving the protein MYYSGFADEAARDIAGQIAVTRRLGWTAIEARRLNGRNITEIDEAEFDAVEAALAAAGVTINCFGSEVANWNSDPFKETDFERSLAMLRRAAVRMKRLGTRLLRGMSFAMQKTRDPFDPAVERQVFAKVRKLVDFCEAHDLVYLHENCMNYGGQSHEHALKLFDAIDSPHFQLLFDTGNPVFTPRRLGSPPYPRQSSWEFYTGIRDFIGYVHIKDCRFVADTDGLFPVAEFTFPGEGDGEIERIVADLLARGYDGCFSIEPHLAGVFHQTADGRNNDEAAALYVAYGKKLMELIDRVKS; this is encoded by the coding sequence ATGTATTACAGCGGATTTGCCGATGAGGCCGCCCGGGATATCGCCGGCCAGATCGCCGTCACCCGCCGGCTGGGCTGGACGGCGATTGAAGCCCGGCGCCTCAACGGCCGGAACATCACCGAAATCGACGAGGCTGAATTCGACGCGGTCGAAGCGGCGCTCGCCGCCGCCGGCGTCACGATCAACTGTTTCGGCAGCGAGGTGGCGAATTGGAACAGCGACCCGTTCAAGGAAACGGATTTCGAACGTTCGCTGGCGATGCTGCGCCGGGCGGCGGTACGGATGAAGCGGCTCGGCACCCGGTTGTTGCGCGGCATGAGTTTCGCCATGCAGAAAACCCGCGATCCGTTCGATCCGGCAGTGGAGCGGCAGGTGTTCGCCAAGGTGCGCAAACTGGTCGATTTCTGCGAAGCGCACGATCTGGTCTATCTGCACGAAAACTGCATGAACTACGGCGGACAGTCGCATGAGCACGCTTTGAAACTTTTCGACGCGATCGACTCGCCGCATTTTCAACTGCTGTTCGATACCGGCAACCCGGTTTTCACGCCGCGACGGCTCGGTTCGCCGCCCTATCCGCGGCAATCCAGTTGGGAATTTTATACCGGCATCCGTGATTTCATCGGTTATGTCCATATCAAGGACTGCCGCTTCGTCGCCGACACCGACGGTCTTTTTCCCGTGGCCGAATTCACCTTCCCGGGCGAAGGCGATGGTGAAATCGAACGAATCGTCGCCGACCTGCTGGCGCGCGGTTATGACGGCTGCTTTTCGATCGAGCCGCATCTGGCCGGCGTCTTCCACCAGACGGCCGACGGCCGGAACAATGACGAGGCGGCCGCCCTCTATGTCGCCTACGGCAAAAAACTGATGGAATTGATCGACCGGGTGAAATCATGA
- a CDS encoding SDR family oxidoreductase gives MNRLFDLADKVVVLTGAGGVLAGALVDYLLEQRVRLVALVRRPATLERLRNRYPDLELELADVLDGEALSRSCDRLLDRYGRLDGLINAAGGNQPGAVIRPDQTIFDVDLAAYDSVLKLNLQGTLLPTKIFVKAMLAAGKGSIVNFSSMAASQPLSQVLGYGNAKAAVDNLTRALAVELAAKFGSAIRVNAIAPGFFIGNQNRTLLLNDDGSYTDRGRRVIAKTPLGRFGEAGEICGCVHYLLSDAASFVTGAILPVDGGFSASAGV, from the coding sequence ATGAACCGTTTATTCGATTTAGCCGACAAAGTCGTCGTCCTGACCGGCGCCGGCGGGGTACTCGCCGGCGCGCTCGTCGATTATCTGCTGGAGCAGCGCGTCCGGCTCGTCGCGCTGGTGCGCCGGCCGGCAACGCTGGAACGGCTGCGAAACCGTTATCCCGATCTCGAGCTCGAACTGGCCGATGTATTGGATGGAGAGGCATTGTCGCGCAGTTGCGACCGGCTGCTCGACCGCTACGGCCGGCTCGACGGGCTGATCAACGCCGCCGGCGGCAATCAGCCCGGCGCGGTCATCCGGCCGGACCAGACGATTTTCGATGTCGATTTAGCGGCTTACGATTCGGTGTTGAAACTCAATCTGCAGGGAACGCTGCTGCCGACGAAAATTTTTGTCAAGGCGATGCTGGCCGCCGGCAAAGGCAGTATCGTCAACTTCTCCAGCATGGCGGCCTCCCAGCCGTTAAGTCAGGTACTCGGCTACGGCAACGCCAAAGCGGCGGTCGACAATTTGACCCGCGCGCTGGCAGTCGAACTGGCCGCCAAGTTCGGTTCCGCCATCCGGGTCAACGCGATTGCGCCGGGGTTTTTCATCGGCAACCAGAACCGGACGCTGCTGCTCAACGACGACGGCAGCTATACCGACCGCGGCCGCAGGGTCATCGCCAAAACCCCGCTGGGCCGGTTCGGCGAAGCCGGTGAAATCTGCGGCTGCGTCCATTATCTGCTCAGCGACGCCGCTTCGTTCGTCACCGGCGCCATCCTTCCGGTCGACGGCGGCTTTTCCGCCAGCGCCGGCGTCTGA